The DNA sequence GGGGAGCAAAGCAACCTTAGCAGCTGTAGAAAAAATTCGTAGGTCTTATCAGGCTATCTGTTTATATAACGATACTGTGGCGACTGGAGACAGCGATCGCTTGGCAGTGACTAACCAAGCACTCAGGGATTTATCGGGCTGTAACGGCTTGTTGGTACGTGACTGGATTGAGCAACACAAAGACGAAATAATCAGCCATAACGCGAAATTCGGTATGGAGAATAAGAAAGACCCCAGTAACCCTGCCAGCTATGCCAACAAAGGAAAGGACACAGATAAAATTCTTTTGCTGATAAACGATGAGTTCTTGAGTGGGGAAGCCTTTAAAGCAGGGAGAAATTAAACCGGATCTGGGATGGTGTAGCAATTACTTATCAGAATCTTGCTTATGAGAACATGATTTCTTATAAGCAAGATTCTGATAAATGAAGAGCAGCGCGTCGCTATAATTATCTTTCCCCCGAATCTTGATACCCTTGTGCTGCTAGTCTTAAAAAATATACTACTGTTTTTCTTTATATTACGAGTAGCTAGCGAGGATCAAATTTTAAATATGGCTTTTGAGCAAATCGAAGCATTTTTAAAGAAAATGCAGTCTGAACCTGAACTTAAAAACGAGGTGCTTGCAGCACCAACCGCAGATGATGTTGCGCGAATAGCACTAAAGCTTGGTTTTGAATTTTCAGGTGATGAATTATTGAGAATGTCAGGTAAGAAAGTTGGCAGCATTACTGTTAGAAAAACTGATCTTCCTGGAGAGTACAACTAGGGGTCACGCGAGAATTTTTGAAAAAGGCAAATAAGCCGCGTAAATGTGGTGAATGGGCAAATAGCCAAGTTAGGATTTGTGTAAAAATAACCTGAACAGTTTTTGTGTGAAAGCTAGATTTAGCAAGCTATTCCAAATAAATTTTGTACAACTTATTTTTACATGATGCCTTAGGAGATTAAAGGGACTATAGGCGATTGTGGCGGCGGTAGTAGGTGCGTAGCTTGCCGCCGAAGGCATCGCTCTCTCCTCATTCCCCGTGTCCCAATTACCTTTTTTTCTTTTGGTAGCGCGGCGGGAAGGCAATTTGATGTACTTTAGCCAATCGCGGAGAAAATTTGAGTTTTTGAAAGTAGTGTCAATTTTTTGAGAGGTGCGATCGCCCAATGCCCAATGCCCAATACCTAACCCTAAGATGAGGGATGGTAGCAGTAGGGTTAATTAAGTAGCTAGAGTATTAATTTATGCTCACAGACAACCGCAAGTACTTGCTAAAGATGGCTATTTAAAAATGGGACAGATAAAAACGCTATAAGCCATATACAGTATGGTCTAGATAACCGCAAGCAAGTAGGTTTTTGTTTAATAAATAACCAAGTGCTTGCGCCAAAGTATTTACTTAGATTCTTGTTAGCTATGTAATTAAAAACACTAAGATTTTAAAGGGTAGCTTTCTGGGAATTCTAATTAGGTTAGGGAGACGCGGCGGAGTCCCAATTAGATGAGGCGATTTTATTTGCGGTCAGAAATTGAAACTTCAAAAGTTATGCTAATTTTTCAGATATTAAAACTAATGCATTGCTCATCCCAATAAATACAGATTGTTTCTCCAGCCCTGGGAACTTGAGGCATTTCAATACTTTTGAGAGTTAATTTTTTGGAATTGGGAGTGTAGACTAGTTTGATCTTCATCTCTGTAACTCCTATTATCGGTGATTGCTTTTGAGTCAGTTTTCCACATCTTGAGTATCACCGTAAGCAAGCTTGATAGCCTCTAACCACAATTCTTTAGGCGCTAATTTGACCGCTTCAACTAACCCAAAGGACTGGAGCGACATGGCTAGTAGTTGCTTGGCATCTTGTTTGGACTTCCCCATGTATCCATCTCTGAGTTCTAATTTCTCAGGGCAACGGGCAACGAAATCATCAAACTTAAGTGGTTGTGATTCCAAACCAATTTTTTCTAAATCTTTTTTCTTAACCATAGTTTGCACGGATCTAGAAAGGAGATAGGAGCAAGGTGAAGAGTTTGCCAGCGTAGCTAGCTTGCCACGGTAGGTATCGCCTTAGTCTCTCCACGCACCTATCCTATCAATTAACACCAGGATTTAGTGAACCGCGATCGCTCTTGACGGGCGGTTATGCGATCGCGCCGTTGTCATGCCAAGAATTGAGATCCTAGCGACAAGTGAGAGGATAGCCAAACTTGCCGCCCCTCGCAACACTTTCTCATCGCTCACTTCCAAGTATCTCTGCAACTGCTCCAAATTTCGATGCCCCGAAATTTCCTAAATTATCCGCAGTGGAATGGAACTTCTCGACAACATTTCCCCTAGCAATAACCGGATTTGATGAATTTCAACCTGTAGTTACTGAAGATCCGATTGGGGACAACTCTGATCGCATCTAGCAACAGAACCTAGTACATCTAGCTCTTCACACCAAATAATTTTTCCCACTGCCCTCTAGAATCAATTTTTAGAGGGCTTTTTATTGTCTATGCTAGCTATGCCAATAAAGGAAAGGACACAGATAAAATTCTGTTGGCTTCAAATGAAGAGTTGCTTAGTGGTGAAGGCTACCGCAAGGCTAAATCTCAATAGCGATCGTATTTGAAAAGAGTTAACCCCTCTTGCGGGGAAGTGAGGAGGATGACGGCGATCTGAGCAGAGAAAATTTTATCAGGTTGGTAGCTGAGGGTTTGTTTTGGGATTGCTAAGGATAGTGTCAAAAGTGGTGTATTAGTCGTGAGCGAATCAGAACAGCCTTCAAAACAAGACAAGCTTTCCGAAAAACAAATGATTGTCCAGGGTCTTCTGTTCGTTTTCGTGTTGCTTCCATCTGTATTTTTCGTTTTTAGTATTATTATTTCGGATTATTTGGCTCAAACGCCACCGGATCGCTTGTTTGATGATGCAGCTAGAAATTCAAAGGCTCTAGCTTGCGAATCAAAAAAGCAAAACGAGGGCGGTGAGCCGAGGGATTGTTGGAAATAACAAAACCTTGTGTGATACTCCTTTTTCTTGCGTGGATAGGTAGATAGGGGTGATCACTTGGTGTAAAGTGCTTGTTTTTGGTAGTCAGCTGGTACTTGCAGTTGTGCTGTACTCATTGCTTCCATCCCTGCATTGGAAATGCTTACAATCCGAGAGGTAAAGCGGATGGCTAGCTGTTTAGGGGTAGAGAACTACAGCAGCATGAGAAAGGGCAAGTTGATTGAAGAAATACTAGCCA is a window from the Nostoc sp. ATCC 53789 genome containing:
- a CDS encoding Nif11-like leader peptide family natural product precursor; amino-acid sequence: MAFEQIEAFLKKMQSEPELKNEVLAAPTADDVARIALKLGFEFSGDELLRMSGKKVGSITVRKTDLPGEYN